From Methylomonas sp. EFPC3, a single genomic window includes:
- a CDS encoding L,D-transpeptidase family protein, with product MPDSLPARFNPINPIQAVTMFCSLSLLRILPRFFTVLLMCHWGVAAGAAETDVGKAIEAFLNGGGSALLSGAELSEQRPALIQLYRANGNRLLWFGGANPAQNREQALAVLRNAADEGLNPRHYDAERLAAYARLAETAAPDALAGYDLALSAALLRYAGDLHSGRVDPRKLDYPAQLGGLRPQPDLAAVLQRHWQMQSLAQLPAELAPNNEQYRLLKRALADFRRRLPGTEAGAGLVFAKSLHPGEGDAQMPELRRRLRELGEADLPAAADADKAADIYDEASVAAVKRIQERQGLKADGVIGRQTLALLNQSVPEKIAAIELAMERIRWLPEPPAGPHIVVNIPAFQLWAFKDSQDPQPLRMKVIVGKAPENLTPMLAEDMKYLEFMPYWNIPKSIMDKEILPKLEGDEAFLDDQDIELVERYSDDEQEEDVVADLKQGRLRARQRPGANNPLGRVKFVFPNKAEVYLHDTPGKAAFNRDRRDLSHGCVRVAEADKLAEFVLSDQEGWNPDTIRQAMAGPKTQRVSLKKSVPVLFFYATAFVDRDGKPRFYPDIYGYDAALRNALNKSVPETGSQLTSKGNATAGS from the coding sequence ATGCCGGACTCGTTGCCGGCCCGATTTAATCCGATCAACCCGATTCAAGCCGTAACTATGTTCTGTTCGCTAAGTTTGCTCCGTATTCTGCCGCGTTTTTTCACGGTTTTGCTGATGTGTCATTGGGGTGTCGCCGCCGGAGCGGCTGAAACCGATGTCGGCAAAGCCATCGAGGCCTTTCTGAACGGCGGCGGCTCAGCGCTATTGTCCGGAGCCGAGCTGTCTGAGCAGCGTCCGGCCCTGATTCAGTTATACCGGGCCAATGGCAATCGCTTGTTGTGGTTTGGCGGCGCCAACCCGGCGCAGAATCGGGAACAGGCTTTGGCCGTATTACGGAATGCGGCCGATGAAGGCTTGAATCCCCGCCATTACGACGCGGAACGTCTGGCCGCATACGCCCGGCTGGCCGAGACTGCGGCACCGGATGCGCTGGCCGGTTACGATTTGGCCTTGTCTGCGGCGCTGCTGCGTTATGCCGGCGATCTGCATTCGGGACGGGTCGATCCGCGGAAACTGGATTATCCGGCGCAGCTCGGCGGATTGCGGCCGCAGCCGGATTTGGCGGCAGTCCTGCAACGGCATTGGCAAATGCAGAGTCTGGCGCAATTGCCTGCCGAACTCGCGCCGAATAACGAGCAATACCGGTTGCTGAAGCGTGCGCTGGCCGACTTCCGCCGCCGATTGCCGGGGACCGAAGCCGGCGCCGGCTTGGTATTCGCCAAATCGCTGCACCCCGGCGAGGGCGACGCCCAGATGCCGGAACTGCGCCGACGACTGCGCGAATTGGGCGAAGCTGACCTTCCGGCGGCGGCCGATGCCGACAAGGCCGCCGATATTTACGACGAAGCCAGCGTCGCCGCAGTCAAGCGGATTCAGGAACGCCAGGGCTTGAAGGCCGACGGTGTGATCGGCCGACAAACCCTGGCCTTGCTGAACCAATCGGTGCCGGAAAAAATTGCCGCTATCGAATTGGCCATGGAACGCATACGCTGGTTGCCGGAACCCCCGGCCGGGCCGCATATCGTCGTCAATATCCCGGCTTTTCAGCTCTGGGCTTTCAAGGATTCGCAAGACCCGCAACCTTTGCGGATGAAGGTGATCGTCGGTAAAGCCCCGGAAAATTTGACGCCGATGCTGGCGGAGGACATGAAGTATCTGGAATTCATGCCCTACTGGAATATTCCGAAAAGTATCATGGACAAGGAAATTCTGCCGAAATTGGAAGGAGACGAAGCCTTCCTGGACGATCAGGACATCGAACTGGTCGAGCGATACAGCGACGACGAACAGGAAGAAGATGTCGTCGCCGATCTCAAGCAAGGCCGGCTTCGCGCCCGCCAGCGTCCCGGCGCGAACAATCCGTTGGGCCGGGTGAAGTTCGTGTTTCCGAACAAAGCCGAGGTCTATTTACACGATACGCCGGGTAAGGCCGCGTTCAACCGCGACCGGCGCGATTTGAGCCACGGCTGCGTCCGCGTCGCCGAGGCCGATAAACTGGCCGAGTTCGTGTTGAGCGACCAGGAAGGCTGGAATCCGGATACCATCCGGCAGGCAATGGCCGGGCCCAAGACTCAGCGCGTCAGCTTGAAAAAATCGGTACCGGTCTTGTTTTTCTACGCGACCGCATTTGTTGATCGCGACGGCAAGCCGCGCTTTTATCCGGATATCTACGGTTACGACGCCGCGTTGCGCAATGCGCTCAACAAATCGGTTCCCGAAACCGGCTCGCAATTGACCAGCAAAGGCAACGCTACCGCAGGTAGTTAG
- a CDS encoding SRPBCC family protein, with the protein MKVYYLYRSQSLTLSAKQAWAFFSSPHYLNRITPDFFHVDIASPVPEQIYGGLLICYRMKAVLAWPMVWLSEITHCDQPRRFVYQQRVGPFAFWSHEVAITETGDGVEVEDIVFYAMPWGWFGRFMHRILIGGKLRQIFDTRRDYLLQRWGGAASKPD; encoded by the coding sequence ATGAAAGTCTATTATCTTTACCGTAGCCAGTCCTTAACCTTGTCCGCCAAGCAGGCATGGGCGTTTTTTTCGTCTCCGCACTACTTGAACCGGATTACGCCGGATTTTTTTCACGTCGATATCGCGTCGCCGGTGCCGGAGCAGATTTACGGCGGCTTGCTGATTTGCTACCGGATGAAGGCGGTCTTGGCTTGGCCGATGGTCTGGTTGTCGGAAATCACGCACTGCGACCAGCCCCGCCGGTTTGTTTACCAGCAACGCGTCGGACCATTCGCATTCTGGAGTCATGAAGTGGCGATTACCGAAACCGGCGACGGCGTGGAGGTCGAGGATATTGTGTTTTATGCGATGCCGTGGGGCTGGTTCGGCCGATTTATGCACCGAATTTTGATAGGCGGCAAATTGCGGCAAATTTTCGATACCCGGCGCGATTATCTGTTGCAACGTTGGGGCGGCGCAGCAAGCAAACCGGACTGA